A genome region from candidate division WOR-3 bacterium includes the following:
- a CDS encoding C25 family cysteine peptidase: MFSKMRLFASICLVLSFCFSFHINIPVDKLKYEITNFDGYQRIFLEDGGNFGKPGTPEIPGFIYTFLFSPDEKIIAVNVSNIEWSEISGEFYIYPAQKSAIIGEPIEFTKPDFEIYNRNEFYPNNLILGFHSGNLRGYSIGQILIAPFRYNPVLKKLEVLKKLELDIKTGNQKTGIKPIRQTIFSKSIFDEFVFSVVKQSNASILSNTPDFHIEENVEDLIPSELPSLLGPPVDLLIITTDSMISAYEKFARYKRLLGLNTAIKTMSWIKQHYQGIDDAEKLRNFIKDAVEKWGVSIVILGNDVPEIPTRWVWVEYVMGNYPANVTTDLYFSDLDGNWNFDGDDRFGEVADSIDLYPDVFVGRIPAHNAENVHAYLNKIVAYLFERVNPPNSLEPYYKKALFVTSMFWSQNDSYYLARNQLSPLLPIYFNKYYFNEEPKQKVLDGMNDGYNLVTWLSHGDVNMLRVRTSPREYVTNFSFDSLTNNIYPLLVVISCYTGPFQEDCIGEHWVMNPQGGGIGYIGPTSSSAAYNHLDYVRTLFPLLFSTSLGSALGFSKIPWIPYSQFDNWHRVFQYSLNLLGDPTVKLWSSVPHNIDSVIAIKDTLQIGDDTIALRIFPPVDKFKVILYKENEIFLKDSGFVGISETPVRTKSPGYLKYTIISENIIPYIDSVFVKPDAPYVVYHHLRMIDTMGNNNGIPNPGERIALYLSMVNNGNQISDSVFLKIYSSDSFIDILCDTAHFVGIPPGEFKENLTPFIIDINPATPDGYGPLLYMDINFNSEVIYDTCQFVVESPVLTLFTQKFTTNGSVYKIVPFVENNGHCIAESVYAKITSLSDTITVIDSIVQFDDVRPNEIVSANDTLKVLKVYPGNVSYKFSLYTKNLKVQEKKVTLGSPSRIDSLWSYGTQNSIILNWTMVMNAKGYRIYRSTVPNNNFEFIKNPLLPAAYFEDLNVEKNRDYYYYIVAVDTSLNEGLSSDTIKARVNPIVAQGWPRTVFGYLFSSPNFGDLDPSYPGLEIVVCSRNGDVYMWHSDGTPVNSDIYGRIFTCGAEIWSSPAVGDVDDNGTLEVCFGIRRWWDNFYILTKVDTTWTPLVGWPKTLGGGILGSPALADIDDDGDLEIFVITEDGKLYAFHHDGTGVYSPDGLLKNLYGWHAGSPAVGDLNNDGNLEIVVCGGINSDSLFVWDRYGNYLNPFPIAVAKKMVYSPVLGNVSGDADLEICFYTDSTDMVNLVDASGHLLWQKDIPSLGDVEAYPVLADITGNERPEIIVGSNQGSLFLSVLDSLGNMIPRFPTSYGHDFKLPIAADIDGDEVMDILCGAADWNLYAFNNKAQLMSGFPIHFGIRIEQSPAVYDIDNDGRLELMVGANDFKFWVFDLNGSSYDWPKFRYDPYNSGWYRSHYWAGVKDAISKKNNNGFYFGISPNPFRNHLVIKFQIPNTEFQTNSKSRIPNNSAIRNPKSEISLMVYDVTGRVVKSFNPEFCILNHASGIIWDGCDDLGRRLPAGVYFVKLEASDFKEVRKTVLLK, translated from the coding sequence ATGTTTAGTAAAATGAGATTATTCGCAAGCATTTGCCTCGTTTTGAGTTTTTGTTTTTCTTTCCATATAAATATTCCTGTTGATAAACTTAAGTATGAAATAACGAATTTTGATGGATACCAGAGAATTTTTCTTGAGGATGGGGGAAATTTTGGTAAGCCGGGTACACCAGAAATTCCGGGATTTATTTATACATTTCTGTTTTCTCCAGATGAAAAAATAATAGCAGTAAATGTGAGCAATATAGAATGGTCAGAAATTTCTGGAGAATTTTATATTTATCCAGCCCAGAAAAGTGCAATCATTGGAGAACCAATAGAATTTACTAAACCAGACTTTGAAATTTATAACAGAAATGAATTTTATCCGAATAATTTAATACTTGGTTTTCATTCTGGAAACTTGAGGGGTTATAGTATTGGGCAGATATTGATTGCGCCGTTTAGATATAACCCAGTATTAAAAAAACTTGAAGTTTTAAAGAAGTTAGAACTGGATATCAAAACTGGAAATCAAAAAACTGGTATAAAACCGATTCGTCAGACAATATTTTCAAAATCAATTTTTGATGAATTTGTTTTTTCAGTAGTAAAACAATCAAATGCCTCAATACTTTCTAATACTCCAGACTTTCATATTGAGGAGAATGTAGAGGATTTAATCCCATCTGAACTACCTTCACTTTTAGGACCTCCAGTTGACCTCCTGATAATCACCACCGATTCAATGATTTCTGCTTATGAAAAATTTGCCCGTTACAAAAGATTGCTTGGGTTGAATACGGCAATAAAAACAATGTCCTGGATTAAACAGCATTATCAGGGAATTGACGACGCGGAAAAACTGAGAAATTTCATAAAAGATGCAGTTGAAAAATGGGGTGTGAGTATTGTTATTTTAGGGAATGATGTTCCAGAAATCCCCACACGCTGGGTGTGGGTAGAGTATGTGATGGGAAATTACCCTGCTAATGTAACCACGGACCTTTATTTTTCAGACCTTGATGGAAATTGGAATTTTGATGGCGATGACCGATTCGGTGAAGTTGCTGATTCAATTGATTTATATCCAGATGTTTTTGTGGGAAGAATTCCTGCACACAATGCTGAAAATGTCCACGCATATTTGAATAAGATAGTTGCCTATTTATTTGAACGAGTAAATCCCCCAAATTCGCTTGAGCCATATTACAAAAAGGCGTTATTTGTTACGAGTATGTTCTGGTCTCAGAATGATTCTTATTATCTTGCAAGAAATCAGTTAAGTCCTCTCCTTCCTATTTATTTCAATAAGTATTATTTTAACGAAGAACCTAAACAGAAGGTTTTGGATGGAATGAACGATGGGTACAATTTAGTTACCTGGCTTTCTCACGGGGATGTGAATATGTTGCGAGTGCGAACAAGCCCGCGTGAATATGTGACGAATTTTTCTTTTGATTCATTAACAAATAATATTTATCCCCTGCTTGTGGTCATTTCTTGTTATACAGGTCCTTTTCAGGAAGATTGTATTGGCGAGCATTGGGTTATGAATCCACAGGGCGGTGGCATTGGCTATATCGGTCCGACGAGTTCCAGTGCGGCGTATAATCATCTTGATTATGTCAGAACATTATTCCCATTACTATTTTCAACCTCATTGGGTTCTGCCCTCGGTTTTTCTAAAATTCCATGGATACCTTATTCTCAGTTTGACAACTGGCACAGAGTTTTTCAGTATTCATTGAATCTACTTGGTGACCCTACAGTCAAATTGTGGTCAAGTGTTCCCCATAACATAGATTCCGTTATAGCAATTAAGGATACACTTCAGATTGGTGATGATACAATCGCGTTAAGAATATTCCCACCCGTAGATAAGTTTAAAGTTATTCTTTACAAAGAAAATGAAATATTTTTAAAAGATTCTGGATTCGTTGGTATATCAGAAACACCGGTAAGGACAAAATCGCCTGGATATCTAAAGTACACAATAATTAGTGAAAATATTATACCGTATATAGATTCAGTATTTGTTAAACCTGATGCACCGTATGTTGTTTATCACCACCTCAGAATGATTGATACAATGGGCAACAATAATGGAATTCCGAATCCGGGTGAGAGAATTGCACTGTATCTAAGTATGGTAAACAATGGTAATCAGATATCGGATTCAGTATTTTTAAAGATCTATAGTTCAGACAGTTTTATTGATATTTTATGTGATACTGCTCATTTTGTAGGTATTCCACCAGGAGAATTTAAAGAAAATTTAACGCCTTTTATAATTGATATTAATCCGGCAACACCAGATGGTTATGGACCATTGCTTTATATGGATATCAATTTTAATTCAGAAGTGATTTATGATACCTGTCAGTTTGTTGTTGAATCTCCTGTGTTAACACTTTTTACGCAGAAATTCACTACAAATGGAAGTGTATATAAAATCGTGCCTTTTGTTGAAAACAATGGACATTGTATTGCCGAGTCAGTCTATGCAAAAATTACGAGCCTTTCAGATACGATTACAGTCATTGATAGTATTGTGCAATTTGATGATGTTAGGCCCAATGAAATCGTATCCGCAAATGATACTTTAAAAGTTTTAAAAGTATATCCCGGGAATGTTTCTTATAAATTCTCTTTATATACTAAAAATCTTAAAGTTCAGGAAAAAAAGGTCACACTTGGCTCTCCCTCACGGATTGATTCACTATGGTCATACGGAACGCAGAATTCAATAATCCTTAATTGGACTATGGTAATGAATGCGAAGGGGTATAGGATATATCGCTCAACGGTTCCCAATAATAATTTTGAGTTTATTAAAAATCCATTATTGCCTGCTGCATATTTTGAAGATCTAAATGTTGAAAAAAATAGAGATTATTATTATTACATTGTTGCGGTTGATACTTCACTGAACGAGGGCTTGTCATCAGATACGATCAAGGCAAGGGTTAATCCTATAGTTGCCCAGGGTTGGCCAAGGACTGTATTCGGTTATCTCTTTTCTTCACCAAATTTCGGGGACCTTGACCCATCTTATCCCGGTTTGGAAATTGTCGTCTGTTCAAGAAATGGGGATGTATATATGTGGCATAGTGATGGAACACCAGTGAACAGTGACATTTATGGAAGAATTTTTACCTGTGGCGCTGAGATCTGGTCTTCACCAGCAGTTGGTGATGTTGATGATAATGGAACATTAGAAGTTTGTTTTGGAATAAGACGATGGTGGGATAATTTTTATATTTTAACAAAAGTTGATACAACCTGGACGCCTCTGGTAGGATGGCCCAAGACATTAGGTGGCGGCATTCTCGGCTCGCCAGCACTTGCTGATATTGATGATGATGGAGACCTTGAAATTTTTGTTATAACTGAAGATGGTAAATTATATGCATTCCATCACGATGGAACCGGGGTATATTCACCTGATGGGTTGCTAAAAAATTTGTATGGCTGGCATGCGGGTTCTCCTGCAGTCGGTGATTTAAATAATGATGGAAATCTTGAGATAGTCGTCTGCGGGGGAATAAATTCTGATTCTTTATTTGTGTGGGATCGTTACGGCAATTATCTAAATCCTTTTCCAATTGCGGTAGCAAAGAAGATGGTTTATTCACCGGTTTTGGGAAATGTGAGTGGTGATGCAGACCTTGAGATATGTTTTTACACAGATTCTACGGATATGGTTAACCTTGTTGATGCCAGCGGTCATTTATTGTGGCAGAAAGATATCCCATCGCTTGGAGATGTTGAGGCATATCCAGTTTTGGCAGATATTACTGGAAATGAAAGGCCTGAGATAATTGTTGGTAGCAATCAGGGTTCACTGTTCTTATCAGTTCTTGATTCGCTGGGTAATATGATTCCGAGATTTCCCACATCATACGGGCATGATTTCAAATTGCCGATTGCAGCTGACATAGATGGAGATGAGGTTATGGATATCTTGTGTGGTGCTGCGGATTGGAATTTATACGCTTTTAATAACAAGGCTCAACTCATGAGTGGGTTTCCTATACACTTTGGAATAAGGATTGAACAGTCGCCAGCAGTTTATGATATTGACAATGATGGAAGACTTGAACTGATGGTTGGAGCGAATGATTTCAAATTCTGGGTATTTGATTTGAATGGAAGTTCTTATGATTGGCCTAAGTTCCGCTATGATCCATACAATTCAGGATGGTATAGGTCTCATTATTGGGCGGGCGTAAAAGATGCAATCTCAAAAAAGAATAATAATGGATTTTACTTCGGTATATCGCCAAATCCGTTCCGGAATCACCTTGTGATTAAATTCCAAATTCCAAATACCGAATTCCAAACAAATTCCAAATCCCGAATCCCCAACAATTCCGCAATTCGCAATCCGAAATCCGAAATTTCGTTAATGGTTTATGATGTAACGGGTCGGGTGGTTAAATCTTTTAATCCTGAATTCTGTATCCTGAATCATGCATCAGGTATCATCTGGGATGGTTGTGATGATTTAGGTCGTAGATTGCCTGCCGGTGTTTATTTTGTTAAACTTGAAGCATCGGACTTCAAAGAAGTGAGAAAGACAGTTCTTTTGAAATAA